In the Kribbella sp. NBC_00482 genome, one interval contains:
- a CDS encoding carbohydrate ABC transporter permease → MLRRTTYTVIGVLILCVMLFPVYWMLNASLQPSGNTLTAGFLPLHPTFSGYKRALDEQGGNLVTSMIIAAGTVVLSLAIATPCAYALSQFRSRWVSVGLLAILISQMIPGIVIANALYTAYERIGLLNSIPGLIVANCSSAIPFAILILRSFMLSVPPSLVEAARVDGAGLFRAFVAIVLPISKNSLITAGLFSFLFSWSDFLFALTLTTKGGVRPVTLGIYQYLGTQVQNWNAVMATAVLSAVPAIVLLIAAQKYIAAGAIGGAVK, encoded by the coding sequence ATGCTGCGACGTACGACGTACACCGTGATCGGCGTACTGATCCTGTGCGTGATGCTGTTCCCGGTCTACTGGATGCTGAACGCCTCGCTGCAGCCGTCCGGAAACACCCTGACGGCTGGTTTCCTGCCGTTGCATCCGACGTTTTCCGGCTACAAACGCGCTCTCGACGAGCAGGGCGGAAACCTCGTCACGAGCATGATCATCGCGGCCGGGACCGTGGTGCTGAGTCTGGCGATCGCGACTCCGTGCGCGTACGCGCTGTCGCAGTTCCGGTCCCGCTGGGTGTCGGTCGGGCTGCTGGCGATCCTGATCTCCCAGATGATTCCGGGGATCGTGATCGCGAACGCGCTCTACACGGCGTACGAGCGGATCGGCTTGCTGAACTCGATCCCGGGGCTGATCGTCGCCAACTGCAGCAGCGCGATCCCGTTCGCGATCCTGATCCTGCGGTCGTTCATGCTCTCGGTGCCACCGTCGCTGGTGGAGGCGGCGCGGGTGGACGGCGCCGGGTTGTTCCGGGCGTTCGTCGCGATCGTGCTGCCGATCAGCAAGAACTCGCTGATCACCGCGGGGCTGTTCAGTTTCCTGTTTTCCTGGAGCGATTTCCTGTTCGCGCTGACGCTGACCACGAAGGGCGGCGTCCGGCCGGTGACGCTGGGGATCTACCAGTACCTCGGCACGCAGGTGCAGAACTGGAACGCGGTGATGGCCACCGCGGTCCTCTCGGCGGTCCCGGCCATCGTGCTGCTGATCGCCGCGCAGAAGTACATCGCCGCCGGTGCCATCGGCGGAGCCGTCAAATAA
- a CDS encoding carbohydrate ABC transporter permease, translated as MAGRAKSRGRRHRGETLTKVLFVLPAVVAMVALFGYPVVKNLLMSLQDYGLKTFFTGVAPFVGLKNYSTVVTDKLFSDAMVNTALFTVGSIAFQFAIGLGLALFFHKKFPLSGLLRSLLLLPWLLPLIVSSATWRSILEQDSGILNRTLMGLHLINDPVPWLNSPSVALIAVIGVNIWIGIPFNVTLLYSGLAEIPDELYEAGQLDGATGWRSFWYITWPNLRAVASVLLMLGVVYTIKVLDIILGLTGGGPANATQTLATQSYEKSFVDFRFGQGAALSNILIAISFVFAIFYLRGTRRAVDE; from the coding sequence GTGGCCGGCCGTGCGAAGTCGCGCGGCCGGCGCCACCGGGGTGAGACCCTCACCAAGGTCCTGTTCGTCCTGCCGGCCGTGGTGGCGATGGTGGCGCTGTTCGGCTACCCGGTGGTGAAGAACCTGCTGATGAGCCTGCAGGACTACGGGCTGAAGACGTTCTTCACCGGGGTCGCGCCGTTCGTCGGGCTGAAGAACTACAGCACGGTCGTGACAGACAAGCTGTTCTCGGACGCGATGGTGAACACCGCGCTGTTCACCGTCGGGTCGATCGCCTTCCAGTTCGCGATCGGGCTGGGACTGGCGTTGTTCTTCCACAAGAAGTTCCCGTTGAGCGGTCTGCTGCGTTCGCTGCTCCTGCTGCCGTGGCTGCTGCCGCTGATCGTGTCCAGCGCGACCTGGCGGTCGATCCTCGAGCAGGACAGCGGCATCCTCAACCGCACGCTGATGGGGCTGCACCTGATCAACGACCCGGTGCCGTGGCTGAACTCGCCGTCGGTCGCGCTGATCGCGGTGATCGGCGTCAACATCTGGATCGGCATCCCGTTCAACGTGACCCTGCTGTACTCCGGTCTCGCGGAGATCCCCGACGAGCTCTACGAGGCCGGCCAGCTGGACGGCGCGACCGGGTGGCGCTCGTTCTGGTACATCACCTGGCCGAACCTGCGGGCGGTCGCGAGCGTGCTGCTGATGCTCGGCGTGGTCTACACGATCAAGGTCCTGGACATCATCCTCGGCCTCACCGGCGGTGGACCGGCCAATGCGACGCAGACGCTGGCGACCCAGTCGTACGAGAAGTCCTTCGTGGACTTCCGGTTCGGCCAGGGCGCGGCGCTCAGCAACATCCTGATCGCGATCTCGTTCGTGTTCGCGATCTTCTACCTGCGCGGCACCCGCCGTGCCGTGGACGAGTAG